From Amycolatopsis sp. YIM 10, the proteins below share one genomic window:
- a CDS encoding ferric reductase-like transmembrane domain-containing protein gives MATSAQVRRGSLSPVVQARLALWAFLVVNVAIVEFLFFTSGTGKNDLLTVAKFFGLHAALLLICQLLLVARLPWLDRRIGMDRLTVWHRWIGFTMFWTVLTHATIVVLGYAALDGVSAGKTFLALAGVPASLLGMLAAALVVLTAAVSMRYVRRKLRYEVWHGLHMSLYLALVLAFVHQLLETTTFWSSTFAMAYWWALWLLAIGSLVTGRIILPVWRNAYHRFQVAAVVPEAHDVVSVHITGRHLDKLPAQPGQFSIWRFPGHRHWWLANPFSLSAAPNGRSLRLTAKAVGSGSAGLRQLKAGTRVFMEGPYGSFTARHRTKHGILLIAGGVGITPIRALLEADPTGNVVVLYRVRDEREAVLLHEVRQLVEVRRGRLHLLTGRTAQGARPFEPGALHQLVPDIAERDVYVCGPPAMTAAVEKSLRALNVPNSQVHAEKFSMA, from the coding sequence GTGGCGACGAGCGCACAGGTACGGCGAGGCTCGTTGTCGCCGGTGGTTCAGGCACGGCTGGCGCTGTGGGCGTTCCTGGTCGTCAACGTGGCGATCGTCGAGTTCCTGTTCTTCACCTCGGGCACGGGCAAGAACGACCTCCTCACCGTGGCCAAGTTCTTCGGCCTGCACGCCGCCCTGCTGCTGATCTGCCAGTTGCTGCTGGTGGCCAGGCTGCCGTGGCTCGACCGGCGGATCGGCATGGACCGGTTGACGGTGTGGCACCGGTGGATCGGGTTCACCATGTTCTGGACCGTGCTCACCCACGCGACGATCGTCGTGCTCGGTTACGCGGCGCTGGACGGCGTCTCGGCGGGGAAGACGTTCTTGGCGCTGGCCGGGGTCCCGGCTTCACTGCTGGGCATGCTCGCCGCCGCCCTCGTGGTGCTGACCGCGGCGGTCTCGATGCGGTACGTGCGCCGCAAGCTGCGGTACGAGGTCTGGCACGGACTGCACATGTCGCTGTACCTCGCACTGGTGCTGGCCTTCGTCCACCAGTTGCTGGAGACGACGACGTTCTGGTCGTCCACGTTCGCGATGGCCTACTGGTGGGCGCTGTGGTTGCTGGCCATCGGCTCCCTGGTCACCGGGCGGATCATCCTGCCGGTCTGGCGCAACGCCTACCACCGGTTCCAGGTCGCCGCGGTCGTGCCGGAAGCACACGACGTCGTGTCGGTGCACATCACCGGCCGCCACCTGGACAAGCTTCCCGCGCAACCCGGCCAGTTCTCGATCTGGCGGTTCCCCGGGCACCGGCACTGGTGGCTGGCCAACCCGTTCTCGCTGTCGGCCGCGCCCAACGGCCGGTCGCTGCGCCTGACCGCCAAGGCGGTCGGCAGCGGCAGCGCCGGCCTGCGGCAGCTGAAGGCGGGGACCAGGGTGTTCATGGAAGGTCCGTACGGCTCGTTCACCGCACGGCACCGGACCAAGCACGGCATCCTGCTGATCGCCGGCGGCGTGGGCATCACCCCGATCCGCGCACTGCTGGAAGCCGATCCGACCGGCAACGTCGTGGTGCTCTACCGAGTCCGTGACGAGCGCGAAGCCGTACTCCTGCACGAGGTTCGGCAGCTGGTCGAGGTCCGCCGCGGCCGGTTGCACCTGCTCACCGGCCGGACCGCGCAGGGCGCCCGGCCGTTCGAGCCGGGCGCCCTGCACCAGTTGGTTCCCGACATCGCGGAGCGGGACGTCTACGTCTGCGGCCCGCCCGCGATGACGGCTGCCGTGGAGAAGTCGCTGCGGGCGCTGAACGTGCCCAACAGCCAGGTGCACGCCGAGAAGTTCAGCATGGCCTGA